From a region of the Roseivirga sp. 4D4 genome:
- the purB gene encoding adenylosuccinate lyase, translated as MELNSLTAISPVDGRYRRVTTNLGAYFSEFALIKYRVEVEIEYFIALCEIPLPQLEGVDQGLFDALRNIYRDFSEADANSIKEIEKTTNHDVKAVEYFIKEKFDQLGLSDFKEFIHFGLTSQDINNTSVPLTLKRGLHEVIEPALLEVNDLIKNMSQQWASVSMLAKTHGQPASPTRLGKEMEVFSARIDEQLVQLGDVPFAAKFGGATGNFNAHHVAYPNKNWIEFGDHFVSEYLGLKRSHPTTQIEHYDHLAALFDALKRINTILIDFSRDVWQYVSMNYFKQKIKAGEIGSSAMPHKVNPIDFENAEGNFGVANALFEHLSAKLPISRLQRDLTDSTVLRNVGVPLGHTLIALKSLVKGINKLELNQAAIDADLEDNWAVVAEAIQTILRREGYPKPYEALKGLTRKNTKVTEPTIKEFIETLNVSENIKKELRAISPFNYTGQ; from the coding sequence ATGGAATTAAATAGTCTAACGGCAATCTCACCAGTAGATGGAAGATACCGCAGAGTTACAACCAACCTAGGTGCTTATTTTTCAGAATTTGCTCTTATAAAATATCGAGTAGAAGTAGAAATCGAATATTTCATCGCGCTATGCGAAATACCTCTACCTCAATTGGAAGGTGTGGATCAGGGCCTTTTCGATGCATTGAGAAATATCTACAGGGATTTTTCAGAAGCGGATGCTAATTCCATCAAAGAGATTGAAAAAACTACCAACCATGATGTTAAGGCGGTTGAGTACTTTATTAAAGAGAAATTCGATCAGTTGGGCCTGAGTGATTTCAAAGAGTTTATTCATTTTGGGTTGACCTCTCAAGACATTAATAATACTTCTGTTCCATTGACATTGAAGAGAGGCTTACATGAAGTCATTGAGCCTGCCCTTTTAGAGGTCAATGACCTTATCAAGAATATGAGTCAACAATGGGCCTCAGTTTCTATGCTGGCAAAAACCCATGGACAGCCTGCTTCACCTACAAGGCTGGGTAAGGAAATGGAGGTTTTCAGTGCGCGGATTGATGAGCAGTTGGTTCAACTTGGTGACGTTCCCTTTGCTGCGAAATTTGGTGGCGCGACAGGCAATTTTAATGCGCACCATGTAGCCTATCCGAATAAAAATTGGATTGAATTTGGGGATCATTTCGTGAGTGAATACTTAGGTTTAAAACGAAGCCACCCAACGACACAAATTGAGCACTATGATCATTTAGCCGCATTGTTTGATGCGTTGAAGCGGATCAATACTATATTGATAGACTTCTCTCGAGATGTCTGGCAATATGTATCAATGAACTACTTTAAGCAGAAGATCAAAGCAGGTGAAATCGGATCTTCGGCCATGCCTCATAAAGTCAATCCTATAGACTTTGAAAATGCCGAAGGTAACTTTGGCGTTGCGAATGCACTATTTGAACACCTTTCGGCAAAGCTGCCTATATCTAGACTTCAAAGAGACCTGACAGACTCTACAGTACTTAGAAATGTAGGGGTACCGCTCGGCCACACTTTAATCGCTCTCAAGTCATTAGTAAAGGGTATCAACAAACTTGAACTCAATCAAGCCGCGATTGATGCAGATTTAGAAGATAACTGGGCGGTAGTGGCCGAGGCAATTCAGACCATTCTTAGACGTGAAGGCTATCCAAAACCATATGAAGCGTTGAAGGGCCTTACTAGGAAGAACACCAAGGTGACTGAGCCTACCATTAAGGAGTTCATTGAAACCCTCAATGTATCTGAGAATATCAAAAAGGAACTCAGGGCAATCAGCCCTTTCAATTATACAGGGCAATAA
- a CDS encoding ferredoxin--NADP reductase, with translation MAFGLFKKKENKVSEVKTGFLNLKVKEVIRETEDAMSIHFEQPEGETLSYKSGQFLTVIVNVNGKEERRAYSLCSSPYTDAYPAVAVKRVEGGVVSNYLNDSISTGDTIKLMEPNGNFTTEFASENNRHIVLFGGGSGITPLMSIAKSTLDQEPNSKVTLVYANRNKESIIFNEAIKEMSADVRFDVVHVLEAITDEFECHEGYLSQEIIGNVLKGVDVSNAEFFICGPTPMMDLTLSSLSALGVPDNQVRKESFVSAADSAKEDNANDGELVAREITVIYDGDEYKYTVEPDETILEKGLDEDVDLPFSCQSGLCTACRGKCLSGKVKMDEDEGLSEAEINEGYVLPCVSHPLTDDVVIEIG, from the coding sequence ATGGCATTTGGCTTATTTAAGAAGAAGGAAAACAAGGTTTCTGAAGTGAAAACTGGCTTTTTAAACCTAAAAGTGAAAGAGGTAATTCGTGAGACCGAAGATGCGATGAGTATTCACTTCGAACAACCTGAAGGTGAAACACTTTCCTATAAATCTGGTCAGTTTTTAACTGTAATTGTCAATGTCAACGGTAAAGAAGAAAGAAGGGCTTATTCGCTTTGTTCATCACCATATACTGATGCATACCCGGCTGTTGCGGTTAAGAGAGTTGAAGGAGGAGTTGTTTCAAATTATTTAAACGATTCGATCAGTACTGGTGACACAATAAAGCTAATGGAGCCGAACGGCAATTTCACCACAGAATTTGCTAGCGAGAATAATAGGCATATAGTTCTTTTTGGAGGAGGAAGTGGAATAACTCCCCTCATGTCGATCGCGAAGTCAACGCTAGATCAAGAGCCAAATTCAAAAGTGACTTTGGTCTATGCCAATAGAAATAAAGAGAGCATTATATTCAATGAAGCTATCAAAGAGATGAGTGCTGATGTCAGGTTTGACGTTGTTCATGTCCTTGAAGCAATTACCGATGAATTTGAATGCCATGAGGGTTATTTGAGCCAAGAGATTATTGGGAATGTTCTGAAAGGAGTTGATGTGAGTAATGCAGAATTCTTCATCTGTGGACCCACCCCTATGATGGATTTGACCCTATCATCCCTTTCTGCTCTAGGTGTTCCTGATAACCAGGTTAGAAAAGAAAGCTTTGTTTCAGCTGCTGATAGTGCTAAAGAAGATAATGCCAATGACGGAGAGCTTGTGGCTAGAGAAATCACTGTGATCTATGATGGTGATGAGTACAAGTATACGGTAGAGCCAGATGAGACTATTCTGGAAAAAGGTTTAGACGAGGATGTGGATCTCCCTTTCTCATGTCAAAGCGGACTATGTACAGCCTGTAGAGGAAAATGCCTGTCTGGTAAGGTTAAAATGGATGAGGATGAAGGTTTATCCGAGGCCGAGATCAATGAGGGATATGTTCTCCCTTGTGTGAGTCATCCACTGACAGATGATGTGGTCATAGAGATTGGCTAG